From the Patescibacteria group bacterium genome, one window contains:
- a CDS encoding 4a-hydroxytetrahydrobiopterin dehydratase — protein MEKLTEKKCVPCEGGTPPLNEEEIQAYAGQLQGEWEAIDEKKIQKQFSFKNFKEALAFVNKVGEIAESEGHHPDIRLFGYKNVEIELSTHAIGGLSENDFIVAAKIEQLSA, from the coding sequence ATGGAGAAGTTAACTGAGAAAAAATGCGTGCCGTGTGAAGGAGGAACTCCTCCTTTGAACGAGGAAGAAATCCAAGCATACGCAGGTCAGCTTCAGGGTGAATGGGAGGCTATAGATGAGAAAAAAATACAAAAGCAGTTTTCTTTCAAGAACTTTAAAGAGGCCTTGGCGTTTGTAAACAAGGTAGGCGAGATTGCAGAATCTGAAGGGCACCACCCTGATATTCGCCTGTTTGGATACAAGAATGTGGAAATTGAGCTTTCTACGCATGCCATTGGCGGTCTCTCCGAGAATGACTTTATTGTAGCCGCAAAAATAGAGCAGCTTTCTGCTTAA
- a CDS encoding DNA-binding protein: MKRILQDKNTYVLSLKRGEELMEGIKEFCKEHHIEAAFFHAIGAANEVELAWYDLGVKQYVTALFQEDLELVSLTGNVSTMGNELVVHSHGVFSGKDMKTKGGHVNKAVVSGACEIILWRLEGTIDRAFDENTGLNLMT, from the coding sequence ATGAAACGTATACTGCAAGATAAGAATACGTATGTGCTTTCTCTCAAGCGGGGGGAGGAGTTGATGGAGGGAATCAAGGAGTTTTGCAAAGAACACCATATTGAGGCCGCCTTCTTTCATGCCATTGGGGCTGCAAACGAGGTAGAACTTGCCTGGTATGACCTTGGGGTAAAGCAGTATGTGACGGCCTTGTTTCAAGAAGATCTGGAGCTTGTTTCTTTAACTGGGAATGTGAGCACAATGGGAAACGAATTGGTGGTACACAGCCATGGAGTATTCTCTGGCAAAGACATGAAAACAAAAGGAGGTCATGTTAACAAGGCAGTGGTTTCGGGTGCCTGCGAGATTATCCTGTGGCGTCTTGAAGGAACGATTGACCGCGCCTTTGACGAGAATACGGGGCTAAATTTGATGACATGA